The Tenebrio molitor chromosome 5, icTenMoli1.1, whole genome shotgun sequence genome segment TCTAAAAGTTGGTTTTAAAAGAACAGATGAAACAACACAAGGGTGCCGTGATAGTTACCTCCGACTATGAGGTAGACGTTAGGAAACACATTTTTGGCTTGCAGCAGTTGTCGGGCGTGTCCTTGATGGAAGAGGTCGTAAATTCCATCGGCATAGACTCTGACCGGACGTGGTGCTTTGCCGCTGTAGGCCATTTCGTAGGTTATCTTTTGGGAGTAGTCGCACAACTCTCTTATCCGAATTGCTTCCGCCTCATCGCTGAACGGCGCCGGTCGACAAATCGACTGCAAAGagacaaaaaccaaaaattagtcaaatcatCACGTCACTTCGGACTGTCGTGCGTCGCTCCGGTTATCGTATTAAACACAATCTGAAACCTTCCATGCTGATCACTCGGAATTATAAATACATAGTGCGATAGAGTATTTCCAGTTATCGCCGTCGTACGACACGGTTCACAAGACCGGAGTGTGATTAGCGGCACAGTAAACATCTAAGAATAGTTGGGGAGTAgtatgttattttttcaacCTTTCTGGTCGCCGGCACGATCGCGTACTTCCTCGGCATCGTGGAGGGTCTGGAGTGCGGATCGGGCGATGGAAAAACTGGACACCGACCGCTGATGGATCACCGTATTTATAGCCTCCATCAAATTAAGCAATTGAACCGGCGATCATGCCACCGACTCCTGCTAATGGGACGTCTTGCGTACTCACTCAACTACTTCTTTCgttaacatttattataattctAGCAACATTAAGTACAACTTAATCGTACAATATATAAAAACATACAAATCGAGTACAACACTAGCACCGAACGCTCGATCAAACTAAGCGTTTTAGTTTCTTGGGCGGACTAAAATCTTCTTCGTCGTCAGTCCCAGAGTCGGGCGTCCCCGGAGGAGTCAGCGCCTTCAAGAGCTTCCCCTTCGACTCCTGCCAGATCCGCATCGGCCGCTTGAAGAAGTACTCCAAGAAGCTGTCGATGACTTCCCGCGACTCGTCTTTCCACTTCATGAGGATGTCGTCTCTCCGCTCGCCGATCGTGTCCATCACCTTTCTCCCTTTGTCCTTCAGCTCGTCCATCTTGTTTTGGAACCTCAACGTCTTCTCTTTGATGTAAGAGACGTTCAGTTCTTTGGCCGAGTAGCCTCTGGCCAAGTTCCTCCTGACGTAGATGTCGTAATCTCTGACTATTCGCGCGACTATGTCGGACGTGGACACCCCTTCCGTCCGCTGCGTCGTCAAAAACATCCCTCTCTTTTTCAACTCCCCGTACGTGTCCTCGGTGTTCTCCGATTCGTAGGGGATGTCGTCGTGCGCGACGAAATCAATTTTGTGCGTCTCTAAGAACTCGTCGGTGTACTCCCACGGGGCATCCCGCAACACCTCGTCCACGTATCGGCAGTGTCTCACCCCGTTATATCTCTCTTCTTCGTCCATGACGGTGCGGCCTTTCATTTCGTGGACCATTTTGTCATTGGACACTACAGAACAACAAAAATCACATACTGGAAGACCTTGCTGGACCGCGCCGAGTCCACGTTCGAAAATGGCAATCCGCTTTCTTCGGCGCCTTTTTCGAACGTCGCCTCGTCCGGTCTTCTCAAATATCTACCTCCTACGATCAAGTAGACGTTAGGAAAGGCCGCCTTGGCTTGCATGAGGACTTTGGCGTGGCCTTGGTGGAAGAGGTCGAACGCACCGTCGGCGTACACTCTTACGGGACGTGGGGCTTTGCCGCTCCTTGCCATTTCGAGGGTTATTTTTACAGAGTAATCGCATTCTTCGCGAATTTTTGTCGGTCCGGCTTCCTCGCTAAAGGGGGCGGCTGAGCAGTAAGCCTACAATGCAAATTAACACGGTCCAATCAACTATGTCCTTCAATCATTACGTGCTAGTCTGGGCGGTACGcagaaattattaaactaTACTGTGACTAAGGGGAAAGCTGTCGAGTGCCAGTACCTACAAGTATACTTACAGTTTGGTCTTTTTTACCAACTCATTGCAATAAGAACACTATCGGTTAATCGATCGCTGAATTATTCAATGATCGCGACAAAGGACGGACAAAACAACCGTCGCTAGCAACTTTCCCCGACATAAATCGACGCGATTCTTTCAGTTctttacaagaaattaactgcGCCGCCATTTCCTGAAAAGGATCCGtatcaacaacaaatttttatccgagaacatcaaaaataattaaattcagcACCGATAATACTCGGGTactgttgaaaaaataatgtggCGTGACACTATTGCTACTTAACACATACGATAAGATCAATAAATGATAATCTCTAAGATGAATAGTTTGACAATATCGTGTGATCTAAAACAATCAAGCCAGCTTTGGAGATGAAACCGTATCAAACttgattattgttttttacctAAAATTACGCCACTTGAAGACTACAATTGATTTTAGTTACAAAAAACTTGATACATTCCACGTTTGCAACACGTATACCCtttaaaacttaatttttgacgttaattttagtttttcgTCACATTCTTGTAAGGCATTTAGTTGTTACTTGAACCACAGCCTACATGAAACGTCACCTTTCTAAACCTAACCTTAGTTTCTGGTTTTCGTGTCTTTTCTGGTTGTAAGTATTGCTacagtttaataaattaaatctccTTCAAGTATTTtccacatttttaataacaaaaccttgtttaaaaattatcatctccgtcaatttttttttcattcatttgaCAATTACCGACATTTCCAAGGCTGcctcgattacaaattttattacatgACAGAACAAAACGCATTGGGAGATGtcaaatttcttaatttttcctTTAATCACTacacaaacaaaacttttGTGATCAATTCGGCCACTGGTATTTTGCTTTTGCAATAAATGTTAAAGCAATTTTAactcttttgtttatttggaaAATTCACAAATCCCACAAATAAATCgtatgtttttttcttttctatttTGTAAAGCGTTGGAGACTGCAAGTTGGAATTTATTCAATGTCATGATCACGGTTACAGTTCACAAAGTCGtctagaaattaaaaaaaaacctaaaaaTTTACTATGGAAATTGTTCAGCTATtgggaacaaaaaaaaaaattccagatCCGGTAGACGATCGTTACGTGATAAGTTTTTGCGTCATAACCTGCCAGTCAAAATTCCGCTCTGCCTGTCCGATGGCGGAATCCACGCTTTCTTCGGAATTATTCTAGAAACCACGTTCAACGCAAGTCATGCTCTCTGGTCTTGGAAGCGTTGAATTGTGTCGTTTTCCGGGCGATTACAAAACGCCCAACTGACAATTATTTACACTCTGGAGGTGTAGCTGCACCGATCTGCGAATTTTCTCCTAGATCCAATAAATCTCGGAGTCATCGTCTCCACTGACCAAGTTTATTCGAAAGGGGTCCGCGACGTTGCGCTAAATGCGGGAAGTAACTCGAATGGTACTTTCTAAACTATGCCAGAAGGCGCATTTGTGTTACTTGCTGTCAGAACTTGTAATTAGTCACTCTAATCGGCGCTAATTCGTATCGGTAATGACACAATTATCGAATGAAAATCTCCAATTTCACGACGCCAAGAACTTCCGACGAGTCGCTTTTCAAATCAAGCTAAGATACTTCTTTTTGTGGGAGGCATCGATCGCCAAAATTTCAAACTGTGACCTCGTTTCTGACCTCTGCATTCAATAAAGACCAGTTTTTGTGGTTGGAAGACAATTGTAGAATGAGTTGACAAGAGGAAGTGCCCTACACTAGAATTCGCAAAGGTCGGAAAGTCCAATTTTTCCgtccaattattattttatgtgtCAAACATGCAAACACTAATTACCGGAGTtcctaataaaaaataacctTGTCGGTTCTACTACATGTGTTTGACGGTTTAACGAACGCAATAATGTGTCATGAAATGACAACAAATTGTGCAAAGAAAAACAATCGATCGATCGACAGGAGGGTGGTGTGACAACTTATCATTTTCAATTAGTCGCTGTAAACACTGCATTAACAGCCCTCttacaatggcgttaacgttacgtcaatgttaaaacgttaatgttaacgttagatctaagtacatgtatttcagtactttttataaattatttccgttggctaatgttagaatgtaacgttaagaatccagaacatttctagAACTAACGTTCACCCTAACAATAtcatgcaacattaattttcatcataacgtcattgtgaacggtccacaatgaaatacatgtaattttgaacttctagatctaacgttaacattaacgttttaacatcgacgtaacgttaacgccattgtgtatgGGCCTTTACTgcgacaaaacaaaatttaacgtcAACAAGGACCGTTTTATCAGTGGAACAACATCCAATCTGGATTCCGCCGGATTTCCCTAATACTGAATGGTCGATCGTTATCTGGAAACGATTCCAACGTTTTTCTCCAACTGAGCTCCGGATTTGCATTGACGCAACCGGAAAAACGCAATCAAACCGCAAGAAAAATATACATTCGgagaataattcaaaattcgTCAATTACTGTCGCCTTGTCAACAACTACTCTTACTTTTTATCCGTCTAGAGAGTCcacagaaaaagaaaacaccAGATCGATACGGTCGAATTTTTATGGCGTGAATCACGAATCGATAACAAAAGTGGTCAAAtcctaaattttgaaatgctcgaattgtttgttgttttctaCGTGAAGAGAGTCAGTTGGCAGCGAAAATTTTTGCACGATCTACCGGCAATTACTACCACGAAATATGGTTATTTATTGCTGGGTATTTTCGGCAACAAAACTAACAATGCAAACATAGGTATTATACatggaattatttttaaaaactgatCGTACACAACAGATAAAGCGATGATGTGTGTGCATTGAATCATAGCGAGTGTCAATGGTGGAGAAGAAATTAAACGGTGAcaccataaaaaaaatgtgtcaagTAATGCAACTGCACGAACAACTTTGCAATTAAGTAGAAGCGAGTTTgtgtaaaatgttaaataaatatcttttGCATTCGTGACAATGCTGAATTAGCTCAGCGGTTAATTTGGAATGTCATTAAGCAGAATTAATATTGGAGTATATTGACACGTCTGGACAACATTCCTCCTGGTTCTAGTACAAATGGTAAAAATTATGCACCTCTTGGGAAAAAACGAAGGGTGTTGCATAATGCGTAAGCGAGACAAGGTCGAATTACAGTCGCTTTTTACACAAATATGTTTGATCGCATTTTTTCACT includes the following:
- the LOC138131486 gene encoding choline-phosphate cytidylyltransferase B-like isoform X5 produces the protein MLDLHESSINQNLTTMSRKRTRSRSEDNVTSNNYVHNLTNAYCSAAPFSEEAGPTKIREECDYSVKITLEMARSGKAPRPVRVYADGAFDLFHQGHAKVLMQAKAAFPNVYLIVGVSNDKMVHEMKGRTVMDEEERYNGVRHCRYVDEVLRDAPWEYTDEFLETHKIDFVAHDDIPYESENTEDTYGELKKRGMFLTTQRTEGVSTSDIVARIVRDYDIYVRRNLARGYSAKELNVSYIKEKTLRFQNKMDELKDKGRKVMDTIGERRDDILMKWKDESREVIDSFLEYFFKRPMRIWQESKGKLLKALTPPGTPDSGTDDEEDFSPPKKLKRLV
- the LOC138131486 gene encoding choline-phosphate cytidylyltransferase B-like isoform X4, with the translated sequence MCVMHFPVCAHLHESSINQNLTTMSRKRTRSRSEDNVTSNNYVHNLTNAYCSAAPFSEEAGPTKIREECDYSVKITLEMARSGKAPRPVRVYADGAFDLFHQGHAKVLMQAKAAFPNVYLIVGVSNDKMVHEMKGRTVMDEEERYNGVRHCRYVDEVLRDAPWEYTDEFLETHKIDFVAHDDIPYESENTEDTYGELKKRGMFLTTQRTEGVSTSDIVARIVRDYDIYVRRNLARGYSAKELNVSYIKEKTLRFQNKMDELKDKGRKVMDTIGERRDDILMKWKDESREVIDSFLEYFFKRPMRIWQESKGKLLKALTPPGTPDSGTDDEEDFSPPKKLKRLV